Proteins from one Mercurialis annua linkage group LG7, ddMerAnnu1.2, whole genome shotgun sequence genomic window:
- the LOC126656282 gene encoding ribonucleases P/MRP protein subunit POP1 isoform X1, translated as MAGDGSKKGSEASSVPPRKINVQKFAESRASELETLHSIVSNRLNNDFTSRRNKRRRTTSFDNQAAKKRHRKKRKFGIVAVNKRSAADAAAVSDQEKIKVPPRHIRRRVELRKNPGSGFSTSGDGTKRLRTHIWHAKRFTMTKLWGFHLPLGLQGRGRGSRALLKWYKHGAVMHDASYCSALQLEGHEDALTSVLKMVLEPCPSAQSEEITNATVSGAIYGSAMLHHVGAPISQLIAPVTYMWQPIHLGDEENSGHEYKSGGCNSPQSSESCSHRRLWVWIHASAFSEAYDVLKFACQKQMNESGILINCFSLEGQLAKLEVMGSKAFQLLQKILHPVSCTSNNSGTLKTCAAREADPELKKPSLLQIDENVSPCSILSFNVRDPRALPQKRIADIHLAVPTAVNSVPDFKTGKDVAVSGSLDKVEALGSPSCSKPEGDSNLFNNMNLWDARSRVTLPVEENVLCLEKHHLRMDFICLDDPKSRTLSSSAEVQRSCPIMLLKNNNQMGSFMGWSIIVPLSWVRVFWISLISKGAHAIGLREKQWVTCEVGLPIFPADFPDSNGYWSSMETVNATLDQKAEQQPPAVRLSKVPIPPPWTSVHVSVDKGLFAVQGTSICSVKDMVECNLSLNSRYEISNNTSTSVSNLFNGIIARTSLVLTDFLKEVDACQLLLFPQVPNGKRFAELMMDENRCANIKNESSGITYDRKLCFVRVLLHAYKEGVFEEGAIICAPCPSDVSLLTSRSEEGEAGIQIPESSVRSYFTEQASGRWELQLPESIAARETYRWPIGFVTTGFVRGSKKPVAEALCEAVVLAGLREEQWNATAVKHRKKEIYVLVRNMRSSKYRLGLASIVLEQQEDLEFL; from the exons ATGGCAGGTGATGGAAGTAAGAAAGGAAGTGAAGCATCATCGGTTCCTCCTCGAAAAATTAATGTCCAAAAATTTGCAGAATCACGTGCTTCTGAGCTGGAAACACTTCATTCAATTGTATCAAACAGATTAAATAATGATTTTACGTCTAGAAGAAACAAGAGAAGAAGAACTACTTCATTTGATAATCAAGCTGCAAAGAAGAGACATCGTAAAAAGAGGAAATTCGGAATTGTCGCTGTTAATAAAAGAAGTGCTGCTGATGCTGCTGCAGTTTCTGACcaagaaaaaattaaagttcCACCTCGTCATATTCGAAGGAGAGTTGAGCTTAGAAAGAATCCTGGAAGTGGTTTTTCTACTTCTGGAGATGGAACAAAGAGGCTGAGAACACATATTTGGCATGCAAAACGGTTTACTATGACTAAGCTTTGGGGTTTTCACCTTCCTTTAGGTTTGCAGGGCAG AGGAAGGGGCTCTAGAGCTTTATTGAAGTGGTACAAGCACGGAGCTGTTATGCATGATGCTAGCTATTGTTCTGCCCTCCAGTTGGAGGGTCATGAG GATGCATTAACATCAGTATTGAAGATGGTGCTGGAGCCTTGTCCATCCGCTCAATCTGAGGAAATCACTAATGCCACTGTATCTGGTGCTATCTATGGCTCAGCAATG CTTCATCATGTTGGAGCGCCCATCTCTCAGCTGATAGCTCCTGTGACCTATATGTGGCAACCTATTCATCTTGGGGATGAAGAAAATAGTGGTCATGAATATAAGTCTGGTGGATGTAATTCTCCACAAAGCTCTGAATCTTGTTCACATCGCCGGCTTTGGGTGTGGATACATGCTTCAGCTTTTAGCGAGGCATATGATGTTCTAAAGTTTGCATGTCAGAAACAG atgaATGAGAGTGGCATTTTGATCAATTGTTTTTCACTTGAAGGTCAACTTGCCAAGTTAGAGGTAATGGGCTCAAAGGCATTTCAACTTCTTCAAAAGATATTACATCCTGTTTCTTG TACTTCAAATAATTCAGGGACTTTGAAGACATGTGCTGCTAGAGAGGCAGACCCTGAATTAAAGAAGCCTTCTCTACTTCAAATTGATGAGAATGTTTCTCCTTGttctattttatcttttaatgtcAGGGATCCTCGAGCATTGCCTCAGAAAAGGATTGCTGATATTCATTTGGCAGTTCCTACGGCTGTAAATTCTGTGCCAGATTTTAAAACTGGGAAGGATGTTGCGGTATCTGGAAGTCTCGATAAGGTGGAAGCCTTGGGTTCACCATCATGCTCAAAGCCTGAAGGGGATAGCAATCTCTTTAACAACATGAATCTGTGGGATGCTAGAAGCAGAGTAACTCTTCCAGTGGAAGAGAATGTTCTTTGCTTGGAAAAACATCATTTGCGCATGGATTTTATTTGCCTTGATGATCCGAAATCAAGGACGCTGAGTTCTTCAGCTGAGGTTCAAAGATCTTGCCCTATTATGCTTCTCAAAAACAATAATCAAATGGGCTCGTTCATGgg ATGGTCAATTATAGTCCCTTTATCCTGGGTCAGGGTCTTTTGGATTTCTCTCATCTCCAAGGGAGCTCATGCAATAGGTCTAAGAGAGAAGCAATGGGTTACGTGTGAA GTTGGATTGCCAATCTTTCCTGCAGACTTTCCTGATAGTAATGGATACTGGTCTTCTATGGAAACTGTAAATGCCACCCTGGACCAAAAGGCTGAACAACAGCCTCCTGCTGTAAGGCTTTCGAAAGTGCCCATTCCACCGCCTTGGACTAGTGTCCATGTTTCTGTTGACAAGGGGTTGTTTGCAGTGCAAGGCACGTCAATTTGTAGCGTAAAAGATATGGTTGAGTGCAATTTATCATTGAATTCCAGATATGAAATTAGCAACAATACATCAACCAGTGTTAGTAACTTATTTAATGGAATCATAGCAAGGACATCACTTGTATTGACAGATTTCTTAAAAGAAGTTGATGCTTGTCAGTTACTTTTATTTCCTCAAGTTCCAAATGGGAAGAGGTTTGCCGAGTTGATGATGGATGAAAACAGGTGTGCCAACATTAAAAATGAGAGTTCCGGAATCACTTATGACCGAAAATTATGTTTCGTTAGAGTTCTTCTCCATGCATACAAGGAAGGTGTTTTTGAGGAGGGGGCGATTATATGTGCACCGTGTCCTAGTGATGTATCACTCCTCACTTCCAG GTCAGAAGAAGGTGAGGCTGGAATTCAAATTCCCGAGTCTTCCGTTCGGTCATACTTCACAGAGCAAGCTTCTGGTAGATGGGAGCTCCAGTTACCAGAGAGCATTGCTGCTAGAGAAACTTATCGATGGCCCATTGGATTTGTCACCACAGGATTTGTTCGAGGGAG CAAGAAGCCGGTGGCAGAGGCCTTATGTGAAGCAGTTGTATTAGCTGGGCTAAGGGAAGAGCAGTGGAATGCAACAGCTGTGAAGCATAGGAAGAAGGAAATATATGTGCTTGTGAGAAACATGAGATCTTCAAAATATAGACTTGGTCTTGCATCAATTGTTCTGGAGCAACAAGAAGATTTGGAGTTCTTGTGA
- the LOC126656396 gene encoding uncharacterized protein LOC126656396 produces METKKPTSKQNKFSKFIKVPLKILIKARDFYVKSMTEYSDRIGYGSVMGCPTGHVLNTLPKSYSVNSSRSSTRDDDYRELLRVASVKGLRSTTNNFDEFQRQQSRKSPIRANLVSTNGIYNLPRSYSVGIGRIDEDRECDSFEEEIKVKPNVFSRSKSYAVSKTKRTSIGAY; encoded by the coding sequence atgGAAACCAAAAAGCCTACAAGCAAGCAAAACAAATTTAGCAAGTTCATCAAAGTTCCATTAAAGATCTTGATAAAAGCAAGGGATTTCTACGTCAAGAGCATGACGGAATACTCCGATCGCATCGGTTACGGCTCGGTCATGGGTTGCCCTACCGGCCATGTACTCAACACCTTGCCTAAGAGTTATAGTGTCAACTCGTCGAGATCAAGCACCCGCGACGATGATTACCGGGAGCTTTTAAGGGTCGCTTCCGTCAAAGGATTAAGGAGTACTACAAATAATTTTGATGAATTTCAAAGGCAACAATCAAGAAAATCTCCAATTAGGGCAAATTTAGTTAGTACTAATGGAATTTATAATTTGCCTAGGAGTTATAGTGTTGGGATTGGAAGAATTGATGAAGACAGAGAATGTGATAGTTTTGAAGAAGAAATCAAGGTTAAACCTAATGTTTTTTCAAGAAGCAAAAGCTATGCTGTGTCTAAAACTAAAAGAACAAGTATTGGAGCATACTAA
- the LOC126656282 gene encoding ribonucleases P/MRP protein subunit POP1 isoform X2, producing MMLAIVLPSSWRVMRQDALTSVLKMVLEPCPSAQSEEITNATVSGAIYGSAMLHHVGAPISQLIAPVTYMWQPIHLGDEENSGHEYKSGGCNSPQSSESCSHRRLWVWIHASAFSEAYDVLKFACQKQMNESGILINCFSLEGQLAKLEVMGSKAFQLLQKILHPVSCTSNNSGTLKTCAAREADPELKKPSLLQIDENVSPCSILSFNVRDPRALPQKRIADIHLAVPTAVNSVPDFKTGKDVAVSGSLDKVEALGSPSCSKPEGDSNLFNNMNLWDARSRVTLPVEENVLCLEKHHLRMDFICLDDPKSRTLSSSAEVQRSCPIMLLKNNNQMGSFMGWSIIVPLSWVRVFWISLISKGAHAIGLREKQWVTCEVGLPIFPADFPDSNGYWSSMETVNATLDQKAEQQPPAVRLSKVPIPPPWTSVHVSVDKGLFAVQGTSICSVKDMVECNLSLNSRYEISNNTSTSVSNLFNGIIARTSLVLTDFLKEVDACQLLLFPQVPNGKRFAELMMDENRCANIKNESSGITYDRKLCFVRVLLHAYKEGVFEEGAIICAPCPSDVSLLTSRSEEGEAGIQIPESSVRSYFTEQASGRWELQLPESIAARETYRWPIGFVTTGFVRGSKKPVAEALCEAVVLAGLREEQWNATAVKHRKKEIYVLVRNMRSSKYRLGLASIVLEQQEDLEFL from the exons ATGATGCTAGCTATTGTTCTGCCCTCCAGTTGGAGGGTCATGAGGCAG GATGCATTAACATCAGTATTGAAGATGGTGCTGGAGCCTTGTCCATCCGCTCAATCTGAGGAAATCACTAATGCCACTGTATCTGGTGCTATCTATGGCTCAGCAATG CTTCATCATGTTGGAGCGCCCATCTCTCAGCTGATAGCTCCTGTGACCTATATGTGGCAACCTATTCATCTTGGGGATGAAGAAAATAGTGGTCATGAATATAAGTCTGGTGGATGTAATTCTCCACAAAGCTCTGAATCTTGTTCACATCGCCGGCTTTGGGTGTGGATACATGCTTCAGCTTTTAGCGAGGCATATGATGTTCTAAAGTTTGCATGTCAGAAACAG atgaATGAGAGTGGCATTTTGATCAATTGTTTTTCACTTGAAGGTCAACTTGCCAAGTTAGAGGTAATGGGCTCAAAGGCATTTCAACTTCTTCAAAAGATATTACATCCTGTTTCTTG TACTTCAAATAATTCAGGGACTTTGAAGACATGTGCTGCTAGAGAGGCAGACCCTGAATTAAAGAAGCCTTCTCTACTTCAAATTGATGAGAATGTTTCTCCTTGttctattttatcttttaatgtcAGGGATCCTCGAGCATTGCCTCAGAAAAGGATTGCTGATATTCATTTGGCAGTTCCTACGGCTGTAAATTCTGTGCCAGATTTTAAAACTGGGAAGGATGTTGCGGTATCTGGAAGTCTCGATAAGGTGGAAGCCTTGGGTTCACCATCATGCTCAAAGCCTGAAGGGGATAGCAATCTCTTTAACAACATGAATCTGTGGGATGCTAGAAGCAGAGTAACTCTTCCAGTGGAAGAGAATGTTCTTTGCTTGGAAAAACATCATTTGCGCATGGATTTTATTTGCCTTGATGATCCGAAATCAAGGACGCTGAGTTCTTCAGCTGAGGTTCAAAGATCTTGCCCTATTATGCTTCTCAAAAACAATAATCAAATGGGCTCGTTCATGgg ATGGTCAATTATAGTCCCTTTATCCTGGGTCAGGGTCTTTTGGATTTCTCTCATCTCCAAGGGAGCTCATGCAATAGGTCTAAGAGAGAAGCAATGGGTTACGTGTGAA GTTGGATTGCCAATCTTTCCTGCAGACTTTCCTGATAGTAATGGATACTGGTCTTCTATGGAAACTGTAAATGCCACCCTGGACCAAAAGGCTGAACAACAGCCTCCTGCTGTAAGGCTTTCGAAAGTGCCCATTCCACCGCCTTGGACTAGTGTCCATGTTTCTGTTGACAAGGGGTTGTTTGCAGTGCAAGGCACGTCAATTTGTAGCGTAAAAGATATGGTTGAGTGCAATTTATCATTGAATTCCAGATATGAAATTAGCAACAATACATCAACCAGTGTTAGTAACTTATTTAATGGAATCATAGCAAGGACATCACTTGTATTGACAGATTTCTTAAAAGAAGTTGATGCTTGTCAGTTACTTTTATTTCCTCAAGTTCCAAATGGGAAGAGGTTTGCCGAGTTGATGATGGATGAAAACAGGTGTGCCAACATTAAAAATGAGAGTTCCGGAATCACTTATGACCGAAAATTATGTTTCGTTAGAGTTCTTCTCCATGCATACAAGGAAGGTGTTTTTGAGGAGGGGGCGATTATATGTGCACCGTGTCCTAGTGATGTATCACTCCTCACTTCCAG GTCAGAAGAAGGTGAGGCTGGAATTCAAATTCCCGAGTCTTCCGTTCGGTCATACTTCACAGAGCAAGCTTCTGGTAGATGGGAGCTCCAGTTACCAGAGAGCATTGCTGCTAGAGAAACTTATCGATGGCCCATTGGATTTGTCACCACAGGATTTGTTCGAGGGAG CAAGAAGCCGGTGGCAGAGGCCTTATGTGAAGCAGTTGTATTAGCTGGGCTAAGGGAAGAGCAGTGGAATGCAACAGCTGTGAAGCATAGGAAGAAGGAAATATATGTGCTTGTGAGAAACATGAGATCTTCAAAATATAGACTTGGTCTTGCATCAATTGTTCTGGAGCAACAAGAAGATTTGGAGTTCTTGTGA